From Flavobacterium sp. 102, a single genomic window includes:
- a CDS encoding FkbM family methyltransferase: protein MKKALKKILSQLVPKGNVKERFKLFYYRLLKPKNVAFDLVETNGKATYKTTFQNLFLITNEALYPIVDDFNYYQHFYKVKNEDIVIDAGANCGHLSVFFSKLVGQNGKVFAFEPDKFNIERIHKNISLNEDLTNNIIIQDLLLWNKNELIDFYEVGTVGSSAVWMPDAEHCVKKQAVTIDNWVKSSAIAKLDFIKMDIEGAEIEALDGCVETIKTLKPNFAIASYHVVNGEKTHIKVEEFFKKMNYPHKTVRFRGNEIITFAGPNLK, encoded by the coding sequence ATGAAAAAGGCATTAAAAAAAATACTCAGCCAATTGGTGCCGAAAGGAAATGTCAAAGAACGCTTTAAGTTATTTTACTATAGGTTGTTGAAGCCGAAAAATGTGGCTTTTGATTTGGTTGAAACCAACGGAAAAGCAACTTACAAAACTACTTTTCAGAATCTTTTTTTGATTACTAACGAAGCTTTGTATCCAATTGTCGATGATTTTAATTATTACCAACATTTTTATAAAGTAAAAAATGAGGATATTGTAATTGATGCAGGTGCCAATTGTGGGCATTTGTCTGTTTTCTTCTCCAAATTGGTAGGTCAAAACGGAAAAGTATTTGCCTTTGAACCGGATAAATTCAATATCGAAAGAATTCATAAAAATATCAGTCTAAACGAAGATTTAACGAACAATATAATCATTCAGGATTTACTTCTTTGGAATAAAAATGAGCTGATTGATTTTTACGAAGTCGGAACAGTTGGTTCTTCCGCGGTTTGGATGCCCGATGCAGAACATTGCGTTAAGAAGCAAGCGGTGACTATTGACAATTGGGTGAAAAGTAGTGCCATTGCCAAATTGGATTTTATCAAAATGGATATCGAAGGTGCCGAAATTGAAGCACTTGATGGTTGTGTTGAAACGATTAAAACGCTGAAACCCAATTTTGCCATCGCTTCTTATCACGTTGTCAATGGTGAAAAAACGCATATCAAAGTGGAAGAATTTTTCAAAAAAATGAATTATCCGCACAAAACGGTCAGATTCAGAGGTAATGAAATTATTACGTTCGCCGGACCTAATCTGAAATAA
- the asnB gene encoding asparagine synthase (glutamine-hydrolyzing), translating into MCGIAGIIGPNAHQHTLLNMLGVQKHRGPDFTGKWLIENQIALGHNRLSIIDLSAAGNQPFFSDCGNFVLIFNGEIYNYLELRKLLQPKYTFKTQSDTEVLLNAYREWGEKCLDQCNGMFAFAIWNLKEQTLFAARDRFGVKPFYYFFDQNDFYFASEINTLFAADIAKIPNEKVWLNFFSEGSYGLPNETFWTNIHQLEAGHFLTLKNNHLQIKKWYHFEERIVKLQNHFEQNEEDYITNLLLKAINFRFRADVPIGFNLSGGLDSSTLLALIDQQNIDKSTIEAFTFVTNDERYDELPWVKLMLEQRPYHLNVCSLSANEIPDLASKMAQHQAEPYGGVPTIAYAKIFKTASEKGVKVLLDGQGSDEAWAGYDYYVSNSNSVVQGVTKSPFRIGVLDSDFAKDYGKTNYPKPFEDHLLNLQYRDLFYTKIPRALRFNDRVSMMYGTELREPFLDYELVEYVFSRPTDFKIKDGAQKWMLRKIAEKFLQKDLVLAPKRPLQTPQREWLSADLKDWVMAEVGLLEKNNWFDKKQLQNELDNFFKGDNQSSFHIWQWINTAQILKK; encoded by the coding sequence ATGTGCGGAATTGCCGGAATCATTGGACCCAATGCCCATCAGCATACTTTGTTGAACATGCTCGGTGTACAAAAACACCGCGGACCTGATTTTACCGGAAAATGGCTGATTGAAAACCAAATCGCTTTAGGTCACAACCGTTTGAGTATTATTGATTTATCCGCTGCCGGAAACCAACCTTTTTTTAGCGATTGCGGCAATTTTGTGCTGATTTTCAATGGAGAGATTTACAATTATTTGGAATTGCGAAAGTTGCTCCAACCTAAATATACTTTTAAAACCCAATCAGATACCGAAGTTTTACTTAATGCTTACCGCGAATGGGGTGAAAAGTGTTTGGACCAATGCAACGGTATGTTCGCGTTTGCCATTTGGAACCTCAAAGAACAAACGTTATTTGCCGCACGAGACCGCTTTGGTGTAAAGCCGTTTTATTATTTTTTCGACCAAAATGACTTCTATTTTGCTTCAGAAATCAACACGCTTTTTGCAGCCGATATTGCTAAAATTCCAAACGAGAAGGTTTGGCTTAACTTTTTCTCCGAAGGCAGTTATGGTTTGCCCAATGAGACCTTTTGGACGAACATACACCAACTCGAAGCCGGACATTTTTTGACTTTAAAAAACAACCATTTACAAATTAAAAAATGGTATCATTTTGAAGAACGAATTGTGAAATTGCAAAATCATTTTGAGCAAAACGAAGAAGATTACATCACCAATTTGCTTCTAAAAGCTATCAATTTCCGATTCAGAGCCGATGTTCCTATCGGATTTAATTTGAGCGGTGGTTTGGATTCGAGTACTTTATTGGCACTGATTGACCAACAAAATATAGACAAATCAACGATTGAGGCTTTTACTTTTGTAACCAATGACGAGCGCTATGATGAATTGCCTTGGGTAAAACTGATGCTCGAACAAAGACCTTATCATTTGAATGTTTGTTCTCTATCTGCAAATGAAATTCCGGATTTGGCTTCTAAAATGGCACAACATCAGGCTGAACCTTATGGTGGTGTTCCAACGATTGCTTATGCTAAAATCTTTAAAACAGCCAGCGAAAAAGGGGTAAAGGTTTTGCTTGACGGACAAGGTTCAGACGAAGCTTGGGCAGGTTATGATTATTATGTTTCCAATTCAAATAGTGTAGTGCAAGGTGTAACAAAGTCACCTTTTAGAATCGGTGTTTTAGACAGTGATTTTGCTAAAGATTACGGTAAAACGAACTATCCAAAGCCTTTTGAAGACCATTTACTCAATTTGCAATACCGCGATTTATTTTATACCAAAATCCCAAGAGCATTGCGTTTCAATGATCGGGTTTCTATGATGTATGGCACAGAATTGCGCGAACCGTTTTTGGATTATGAATTGGTAGAATATGTTTTCAGCCGACCAACCGATTTTAAAATAAAAGATGGTGCTCAAAAATGGATGCTTCGTAAAATAGCCGAGAAGTTTTTGCAAAAAGACTTAGTTTTGGCACCCAAAAGACCTTTGCAAACACCACAAAGAGAATGGCTTTCAGCCGATTTAAAAGATTGGGTAATGGCTGAAGTTGGACTATTGGAAAAGAATAATTGGTTTGATAAAAAACAGTTGCAAAACGAATTGGATAATTTCTTTAAAGGAGATAATCAAAGTAGTTTTCACATTTGGCAATGGATTAATACGGCCCAAATTTTGAAAAAATGA
- a CDS encoding serine acetyltransferase has product MVKSLLLADYKRYNLSKINFRTLFFVFISHPIPGLKFMTIFRLVQHYRTKNRLLFYFFFLWLRRLKVKYGFDISYRTEIGKGFYIGHFGNVVIHGDSVIGENCNISQGITIGVSNYGQKIGVPTIGNRVFIGPNAGVFGNITIGNNVVIGANAVVTDDIPEGKTVLPSKMTIIDKDLSAYYIHEFPN; this is encoded by the coding sequence ATGGTTAAAAGTCTACTTTTAGCAGATTATAAACGATATAACCTTTCTAAAATCAATTTTAGAACGCTGTTCTTTGTCTTTATTTCGCATCCGATTCCGGGTTTAAAATTCATGACTATTTTTCGTTTAGTACAGCATTATCGTACTAAGAATCGCTTATTATTTTACTTTTTTTTCCTTTGGTTAAGACGGCTTAAAGTCAAGTATGGTTTTGATATTTCTTATCGAACAGAAATAGGAAAAGGATTTTACATTGGTCACTTTGGCAATGTCGTAATCCATGGCGATAGCGTCATAGGTGAAAACTGCAATATTTCTCAAGGTATTACGATTGGTGTCAGCAATTATGGTCAAAAGATAGGTGTGCCCACTATTGGTAATCGCGTTTTTATCGGTCCGAATGCAGGTGTTTTTGGCAATATTACTATTGGCAATAATGTAGTAATCGGTGCGAATGCTGTGGTAACCGACGATATTCCGGAAGGAAAAACGGTTTTGCCTTCCAAGATGACCATTATCGATAAAGATTTATCGGCGTATTACATTCACGAATTCCCGAACTAA
- a CDS encoding cytidylyltransferase domain-containing protein — translation MRILGLIPARGGSKGVPKKNIKLLGRKPLIEYTIDSAKESTLLTQVVVSTDNEEIAIAAEIYGCKPPFIRPAELAEDTSTSLEVVQHAIAFFEAQNIFFDAVCLLQPTSPFREKGCIDKAISQFINTNADCLVSVLPIPLEYNPHWAFEETENGLLKIATGEATIIPRRQALPKAFHRDGSIYVTKTEVIKNGSLYGNKIAYLESNPEFHVNIDTMEDWEKAEKLLNKL, via the coding sequence ATGAGAATATTAGGATTAATACCGGCTCGTGGTGGTTCGAAAGGCGTTCCTAAAAAAAACATCAAATTATTGGGTAGAAAACCCTTAATTGAATACACCATAGATTCTGCGAAAGAATCAACATTGTTAACGCAAGTAGTGGTTTCAACAGATAATGAAGAAATTGCAATAGCCGCAGAAATTTACGGTTGTAAACCGCCATTTATTCGTCCGGCGGAATTGGCTGAAGACACTTCAACTTCACTCGAAGTAGTGCAACACGCCATTGCTTTCTTTGAAGCTCAAAATATCTTTTTTGATGCCGTTTGTTTGTTACAACCGACCAGTCCGTTTCGTGAAAAAGGCTGTATAGACAAAGCCATTTCACAATTTATAAATACCAATGCTGATTGTTTGGTTAGTGTTTTACCGATACCGTTGGAATACAATCCACATTGGGCGTTTGAAGAAACTGAAAATGGTTTGTTAAAAATTGCTACCGGTGAAGCGACCATTATTCCCCGAAGACAAGCATTACCTAAAGCATTTCACCGTGACGGTTCTATCTATGTGACCAAAACAGAAGTGATTAAAAACGGGAGTCTTTACGGAAATAAGATAGCCTATCTTGAAAGTAATCCTGAATTTCACGTGAATATCGACACTATGGAAGATTGGGAAAAGGCAGAAAAATTACTAAACAAATTATAA
- a CDS encoding UDP-glycosyltransferase, whose product MINSENKKIFILLPDGVGLKNFAFTNFHSIGINKGNDISFWNNTPFNLSELGFKEICFQNAKVHPLTDILKKAQTQIELNLSIKKSKDKVYDSYRFPFSYRDIKSSLKSVSTNWLVFWNNSEKGLNRIRKNIVKQERKTKLYFDSLETLEKEKPDFVFCTNQRMMLAIAPILAAQDLGIPTATFIFSWDNLPKATKIIETDYYFVWSNHMKNELLYYYPHLKENQVFVTGTPQFETHIEKNLLVSKEAFFKEYQLDLAKKYICFSGDDVTTSPNDPTYLSDTAAAVAKLNQKGHNLGIVFRRCPVDFSNRYDAVLEQYKDIIVSVNPKWKKMGEAWHDILPTKEDLMLQMNTIAHTEMVVNLGSSMVFDYVSFQKPCAYINYDIPNVQFPHWTVKNIYKFIHFRSMPNIDSVLWINSPAEMEDCLIKGMGNEANAIIVNAQQWFEKINQHPPELASERIWTAIRNIIKD is encoded by the coding sequence ATGATAAATTCTGAAAATAAAAAAATATTTATTTTGCTTCCTGATGGTGTGGGTTTAAAGAACTTTGCTTTTACCAATTTTCACAGCATTGGTATAAATAAGGGAAATGACATTTCTTTTTGGAATAATACGCCTTTTAATTTAAGTGAATTGGGATTCAAAGAAATATGCTTTCAAAATGCCAAAGTACATCCGTTAACCGATATTTTAAAAAAAGCGCAAACCCAAATTGAGCTAAATCTTAGTATCAAAAAATCAAAAGATAAAGTATACGATTCTTATAGATTTCCATTTTCTTACCGAGATATTAAATCATCACTAAAAAGCGTTAGTACTAATTGGTTGGTTTTTTGGAACAACTCTGAAAAAGGGTTAAATCGAATCAGAAAAAATATTGTCAAGCAGGAACGAAAGACCAAATTGTATTTCGACAGTCTGGAAACACTTGAAAAAGAGAAACCCGATTTTGTTTTTTGTACCAATCAAAGAATGATGCTGGCGATTGCACCTATATTGGCAGCGCAGGATTTAGGAATTCCGACTGCAACGTTTATTTTCTCATGGGATAATTTGCCCAAAGCCACCAAAATTATTGAAACTGATTACTACTTTGTTTGGAGTAATCACATGAAAAATGAGTTGTTGTATTATTATCCGCATCTCAAAGAAAATCAGGTGTTTGTTACCGGAACGCCACAGTTTGAAACCCATATCGAAAAGAACTTATTAGTTTCAAAAGAAGCTTTTTTCAAGGAATACCAATTAGATTTAGCTAAAAAATATATATGTTTTTCGGGAGATGATGTGACCACTTCACCGAACGATCCAACTTATTTGTCAGATACTGCTGCAGCGGTGGCAAAACTCAATCAAAAAGGGCATAATTTAGGCATTGTTTTCAGAAGATGTCCGGTTGATTTTTCAAACCGTTATGACGCTGTTTTAGAGCAATATAAAGATATAATTGTCAGTGTCAATCCCAAATGGAAAAAAATGGGTGAAGCCTGGCACGACATTTTGCCAACCAAAGAAGATTTGATGCTTCAAATGAATACGATTGCTCACACGGAGATGGTGGTTAATTTGGGTTCGTCAATGGTTTTTGATTATGTATCTTTTCAAAAGCCTTGCGCTTATATCAATTATGATATTCCGAATGTGCAATTTCCACATTGGACTGTAAAAAATATTTATAAATTTATACATTTCAGATCAATGCCGAATATAGACTCGGTTTTGTGGATTAATAGTCCAGCTGAAATGGAAGATTGCCTTATAAAAGGAATGGGTAATGAAGCCAATGCTATCATTGTCAATGCCCAACAATGGTTTGAAAAAATCAATCAGCATCCGCCCGAATTGGCTTCGGAGAGAATTTGGACAGCCATAAGAAATATAATAAAAGACTAG
- a CDS encoding glycosyltransferase family 4 protein yields the protein MRVAFLTPEFPHPKMGSSGGIGTSILNLAKGLTTAGHEVYVLVYGQKEDEVFTENNIHYYRIKNVKLKGFSRLLTQKKIQKVINTLVKNKALDIVEAPDWTGITSEIKPNCPVVIRLNGSDTYFCHLDQRPVKTLNKFREKKALQNADALLSVSQYTADVTKELFSLKNDFTIIPNSIDLENFSNNDSNIQQENTILYFGTLIRKKGSLELPLIFNEVYKENNQAKLIIIGRDASDIVTGNSSVWSMMQPLFDKAAFQKVTYLGSVPYETIKEHINAATVCVFPTFAEALPVSWIEAMAMQKAIVASNIGWATEVIDNGVNGFLVPPREHQQFAQKIITLLENEALRNQFGAAARKKVEQKFSIEVVAKQSADFYKSIIQ from the coding sequence ATGAGAGTGGCTTTTCTAACACCCGAATTTCCGCATCCCAAAATGGGTTCGTCCGGTGGAATAGGGACGAGTATTTTGAATTTGGCCAAAGGTTTGACGACAGCCGGACATGAAGTTTATGTTTTAGTTTACGGCCAAAAAGAAGATGAGGTTTTTACTGAAAACAATATTCATTATTACCGAATCAAAAACGTCAAGCTAAAAGGTTTTTCCAGACTTTTGACCCAAAAGAAAATCCAAAAAGTCATCAATACTTTAGTCAAAAACAAAGCCCTTGATATTGTAGAAGCACCGGATTGGACCGGAATCACTTCCGAAATTAAACCCAATTGTCCTGTGGTGATTCGGCTCAATGGTTCGGATACTTATTTTTGTCATTTGGACCAAAGACCGGTTAAAACTCTCAATAAATTTCGAGAGAAAAAAGCTTTGCAAAACGCTGATGCCTTGCTTTCGGTTAGCCAATACACAGCCGATGTGACGAAGGAATTATTTTCGTTAAAAAATGATTTTACGATTATTCCCAATAGTATAGATTTGGAGAATTTTTCGAATAATGATTCAAATATCCAACAAGAAAATACCATTTTGTACTTTGGGACACTCATCCGAAAAAAAGGGTCACTCGAATTGCCTTTGATTTTTAATGAAGTTTACAAAGAAAATAATCAAGCCAAACTAATCATCATCGGACGAGATGCTTCGGATATCGTTACCGGAAATTCCTCTGTTTGGTCAATGATGCAACCCTTATTTGATAAAGCTGCTTTTCAAAAGGTAACCTATTTGGGAAGTGTTCCTTATGAAACCATCAAGGAACATATTAATGCGGCAACCGTTTGCGTTTTCCCTACATTTGCGGAAGCTTTACCGGTTTCATGGATAGAAGCAATGGCGATGCAAAAAGCCATCGTGGCTTCCAATATTGGTTGGGCAACAGAGGTTATAGACAATGGCGTTAATGGCTTTTTGGTTCCTCCAAGAGAACACCAACAATTTGCCCAAAAAATAATCACATTACTCGAAAATGAAGCTTTGAGAAATCAATTTGGTGCCGCCGCGAGAAAAAAAGTCGAACAAAAATTCAGCATAGAAGTAGTAGCCAAGCAAAGTGCCGATTTTTATAAATCTATAATCCAATGA